TACTGCGCAGCAGTCTAATCTTGTGTTGCAAGGCACCCTGGATACGGCTCCGGTAGAAGCGCGGCAAAATTGGTATTGGCTGCGGGGTTCCTATGAGCTGATCTTCTTTGACGGAAGTAATGTGCTGGACAAACAGCGCTGGCCGATCAAGGTATCGTCGACCGAGCAGAATCTGTTAAAACAGCGCGCGCGGGATGAGATTAATCGCAATTTGCCCCAGTATGTGTTTGACATGTTGTCCTCTGCGCCAAATTGAGCCAGCTAGGCACTTGGAATGACGCTGGCATTACTCTTGATACTGATCAGATGGGGGTGATTCTTGCAATGCGTGTCCCGGCTCCAGGCCGGGAGGCGAGACAAACGCGGATAATGTACATTTTACTTTGTATTCGTCGATGTCTGACTGGATCGTATAGGTGTGATTAGGGAGCGTGGTTAAATGCAACTTGCCGCGCTCTTGCAGATCGTCAACATCGTGAAATACACCTCGTAGCTGCCAGTAACAATAACCTTCCAGCACATGTTCTCCTGGTTTAACCAACTTGAAATCGCCTTTTGCCATCGGCGCGGGTTCGATTAACTGATCATCCAGGGTATCGATGCGGTGTCCGGTGTAGAGCATGCCTCCTTCATAGGGCACACCTTTGTCCGCACGATAGCCCATTACAATCAGGGACTGCCCATTCAATTCAGTGGGGACTCCACTCGGATGATGGGCACAGCCATTCAATACTAGCGTTGTTAGAAGCGCCAAAATCTGTGTTAAAAACGATTGTTTAATCACAAGCTAACCCCCTGGAAGTTCGTCAATTAATGGTAGCGTATACTGCCGAATAGTTGTCGGCTGTTTCAAAAATGCCTTAAATCCAGGCCGGTTAGCCGCAGGTTGTGCTCGATTCGGCTTGCTGCTTAGTCTAAAATTCATGCCATCCCGCGATTCACAAATGTGCCATCTTATCCCGACCAGGAACCGCCCATGACCGCAGTATTATTGGTGTTGGTGACCTTGGGGTTTATCTCCATCGTCATAGAAGATATTGTTCATATCGACAAAGCAAAAACCACCCTGTTTTTTGGCTCCACGGTTTGGATGCTTTATTTCATGGCCCCGCCTCACCACGCAAGCTACGAAGAAGTGAGCCATGCCCTCAATGAAAACCTGCTGGATATCGCGACACTCTGGTTATTTCTGATGGCGGCAATGACTTTTGTTGCTTATCTTTCCAGTAAAGGGATTATTGATGGTTTAGTGAATCGCTTGTTACCGGAGCGTCTTAGCGAGCGTAAACTGATGATGCTTACCGGGCTTTTTGCTTTTATATTCTCCTCAATGGCAGACAATATAACTTCGACCTTGGTCTGTATCACGGTGTTGGTGAGCCTGAAGTTACCTACGGAAAAATTGCTGCGCTATATCGTCTTGGTTATCTTTTCGGTAAACGCCGGGGGGGCTGCTCTGATTACCGGTGACGTCACCACGTTGATGATTTTCCTGGCAGGCAAAGTCGCTATTCTGGATCTGGCGCTTCTGGTCCTGCCGGCCTTGATCGCTGTTTTGTTATTGGCTTGGATGTTGTCGCGGCCTTTAACGGACGATCTGGTTTTGCAGAAGCAGGAATTCAATATTACTCGGGGCGACAAAGTGATTGCCTATATGTTTTTCTTCACCATATTGGGCACGATAGTGGCCAATATTGCCTTCTCCATACCCCCGGTTCTGTCCTTTCTATTCGGTTTGTCACTGATGTTTATGGTAGTCCAGTTCATGAATAAGGACGAACCCATACTGGATTATGTGCGGCGGATTGAATTTGATACCTTGCTGTTTTTTCTGGGCGTGTTGTTGCTGGTGGGCATGCTCAAGGAGTTGGGTGTGCTGGCTTATTTCCCGAAACTGTATAATTACCTGCCGACACTAGCAGCAAATTATGTGGTGGGCCTGGTTTCTGCTTTGTTTGATAACGTGCCCTTGACCGCCGCTTTGCTCAAATCCGGTATCGATATGTCGTTGTCCGAATGGCTGACGCTGACATACAGCGTGGGTGTGGGTGGTTCGCTATTAGTGATCGGATCTGCCGCCGGTGTGGTGGCCATGAGTAAAGTTGAGGCGCTCACGTTTGGCAGCTATCTGAAATTTTCCGGATATTTGTTGGTGGCCTACACCGTGGGGTTCGTCGGTGTGGTGACGCTGGGGCAGATACTCAGTCAATAATGCGCTATTGGGCTTTCCACTGATTGACCAGGCCATTGGAAAACACGTTCAGAAAAGTCCCGCTCTGATGACCATAAGCCACATCGGTGACGACCAGTCCGGAGGGTCTCCAGAACAGCGGCGCGTCGGCACGCCAGCTTTGCAAGTCGTTACCGCTGTCAACATCCCAGAGCATGAGTCTTCTGGCGGTGAAACCGGTGAGCAGGGTTGTGTTATCCGTTGAGAACGCAGCCCGAGTGATGGTGGTGCGGTGGTGCCCGATTTCCGATACTTCTTTGCCGCTTTGGGTCAGCCAGATTTTTCCTTTGCCGTAATACAGGCTGGCGAATACCAGACTGCCGTCGTTGCTTATCGCTACGGCGCTGACATCGTCACCCAATTGGTAGGCGAATGTGACCTTAGCCTGCGACAGATCCCAGACTTTCATGATGCCATCTTCCGATCCGGTGACGCCGGTTTTCCCATCAGCGCTGATAGCGACTGTGTTGATGTCGCCGGAATGCGTCAAGGTGCTAATGACGGAGCCGGTTGTGGTGTCGATATATAGAGCGGTGTAGTTTTCTTGTCCGATGATGGCGTATTGGCCTTTATCGGACAGGGCCATTGCCAGTATGCCGCCATTGGCAGGCCAGAAGCCCCGCGCTTTGCCACTGGCGACCTCCCAAAGCACAAAACGTTTTTTTTCTGCAGTGAGTGCGAATTTACTGTCGGTGGAGAATGCCGACGCAACCAGTGTGGAATATTCTCCGCCGACATGGTTCCAGTTGTACAGGCGCTCACCATCCTGCAGCCGCCATAAACTGCCACCGTGCTCCATTGAACCTATTAAGGCGTATTGGCCGTCAGGGCTCAGCGAAGAGGTGTAGGCACCGTTGCTGGTAGTTTGCCATTCCCGCTCAGGTGATGTGCAGGCGGAAAGCAATAATGACAATGCAAGCGTTACGAATAGGCGCATGGGATGAAACTGGATCCTGACTGAGGAATTTACAGTTAACTATGAAAGGCTTATCAACAGTGTAGCAGGCGGTTTTAAAACGTAAAAAGAGCGCTACGCGCTCTTTTCATAATACGTGGTTTGGTTTGATCAGCAGTAAGGTGGTTACGCAACCAGTTCGCTGTGACTGGTGTGTAAGGATTCGATCAACTGATCTTCCAGATCGAAGCGCTCTACGATGTTGATGCCCAAATGATTCAGGTCTTTAGCTAATTGGCTGAGATTGCTTTCGCAATCGTTTGCCGTGGAGTAGCGGTCGTTAAAGTCGAGCGCAATCTCGGTGGAGCGCTGGATTAGCGGCAGGATTCTGTCGATGGTTTTCTGATAGTCTTCCTGGAATTGCTCTGCTTCGCGCATCAGGTGTTGGTATACCTCGAAATGCCCTGCAGATACATAGTCGATTAAAACATCACACAGAGCCTGCACGCGTATGCTGATGGGGGTATCTTTGGTAGCGAATTGCTTTAACCCATCGACTTTGCAATACAGTAAAATTAATTCTTGTCGTTCCTGAAGCCAGCGTGAAATAACTTTATCCACCGTACCCCACTCTTCAATTTTGTTCTCAGCGGGTGTGGACTGGGTAGTTGGTACTTCGGTCAGCATTTTGGTGTTCCTCCCCATTTGCATGGAATAGGTTGTTTGTCGGTAGTGCGAAAATGCACTGTTACCTTTTTGCACAACGAAGCGATATTGACCGCTTCTTTCATTTTTTAAAGTTTGCCCGTAGGCGCTTGCATCAAATTGTATTCCGGGGAAAGAGCAACAGGCGGTTGAGAAACGGATTTGTTGCGCTGTATTTCCTAACCCGGTCTATCGAGAATATTCAAAATGGGGGGGTGGGGCAAGACAATGTGAGCGTACAAAAATGGCTATATTGCATTGACAATTTTTTAGTTCTTGGCTTCCCGGCTAAAATGGCCGAAAAAGCAGCATAGAGGATATGGAAAACAAATTTCTTATGAAAACATGTTCTATCTTTGAGGATGAAAAAACCACAAAACAGCTTGGTTTAAGGCTGTTTTCGTAGCATTTGAAGCAAGGAAAGTAGGCTGAACCCGATGAAAACCAACAGGGTTTGAGCCGGAATCGACAAGCCCATCAAGCTCCATTGGATATCTGCACACTCTCCGGCGCTATTAAATATAATGCGAAGTGTTTCTCCGATGGGAAAGGTTTCCAGCATATAATCCAATCCGGGGCTGCATTCCGGAACCTGATCTTTCGGCAGGTTTTGTAACCATAAGTGACGCCAGCAGACAGCAATGCCAAACACACTGAATAGCAATGCCACGCCGCTATAGATCCGTTGACCCCATTGTTTGGGATTGTGAACCCATGCCAATAAGAACGAAACACCGATGGCGATTACCAGGCCGCGATCAATCAGGCAAAGAGGGCAGGCTTCTAAACCCAGATGGGATTGCAGGTAAAAGTAAGCGAAAGACATGGAGACTATGGCACCGACAACGCCGATGGCATTGACTGGCCGATTGGAAGGTAAGGTCATGCTGATTATTCTTATCAGTTGAATGAAAGCTGCCGATTATAACCATAATCCGGCAATCGCAGTGACCTTCGATCCTCTATTGCTGATAAAGTTCTGCCGTTTGGCAGCTTTTACGCGGTAGCGGGGTACTTTAAACCGATACTGTTGGCCTGACTGCAACCATCGGACCAGCCCGCTTCCCAGGCCGCCGCTATTACTTCCGATTGGTAGGGGCAGGAACGCTGCGGTTCACCGCTTAAACCGAACATATAGCCCTGGCGATAGGCTTTGTTCAGGGTATCAATATTCCAGTTCTGTTGATCGATTTCGCTGATGCTCATGGGAGCCGTGCCTCTTATTAAGCTTTGATTCCACACTCAGGGTTTTTATACCCCTTTTCCACATTCCGGTGTACAGCAAGCACCTAACTCAAAGGCTAGCAGTGAATTCTAGGAAGTCACCTTAAGTCATTGAAAAAAATTTCCGAATCGATTTAGTCGCAGGCTTCCTGTGAGAAGAACTGGTTGAGGTATTGTTCGAACGAAACGCTGTCATTGGCTTCCAGTTGCCGCTGTGCCAGCAATGATCGTTGTGCTTCTTCTTTCAGGCTCGCGGCCCTGGTTGCACAAAGGGGTTGTTCATTAAAATGCCTTGCCGTGTTTGAGGCACACTCCATGGCAAAGTCATAGAAAGAACGGTCCTGATTTATAATGGCGCGCATTACCCTGGCTGATGGTGTCCGTGAAGGGTCCTGCAGTTTTTGCATTTGCTCCTTCACGATCTGGCTGTGCTGATTATGCTGGTGGGCTTGGTCAAACAGCTGCGCTACCTGCAGCATATTGTCCAAGTGTTCTTGTGCCCATTGCCGGAAAGGTGCACGGGTGCAGTTAGAGGAAAGTTGCAGATCCGGATCGCGTCCCTGGGAAACAATGGATTGCAGGTTTTCAATATTGCATTGTTGTTCTTCAGCATCCAGAGACGGGCTGTCGTTCAACAGGCAATAAGCAGCGAAGACATCCAGAAACATGATTTGCGATTGGTTGATGCCCAATGGGTTGAACGGGTCCAGATCAACGCAACGCAGCTCAATGTATTCCACTCCGCGACTGGATAATGCGCAGGTCGGACGTTCACCGCTTTGAGTGACTCGCTTTGGCCGGATGCTGCTGTAGAATTCGTTTTCAATTTGCAGAATGTTGGTGGTGAGTTGCTGGTACTCCCCGTTTTTCAAAATGCCGATTTTTTCATAGGGCGCGTAGGGTGTGCGAATGGCGTGCTGCAACGTAGAGACATATTGTTCCAGTGAATCGTAGGAAATAGTCAGCCCGGATTGTGCATCGTTGTGGTAACCCAGGTCACTCATGCGCAGCGATGTGCCATAGGGCATGTAACTGGTGTGTTGCCTGAAGGTTTTCAGCTGATGGTCACGACCCCGTAAAAACGAATTACACACCGCGGGAGAGGCGCCGTATAAGTACACCACCAACCCCACGTTACGGAGGAAATTGCGGATCAGCGCAAAGTACTGTTCAGAAATAAAATCCTGTAATGGCAGCGGGCTATTTTGCAATTGGTGGTAGTGTTTCCAGAACGTGTCCGGAAATGAAAGGTTGTAATGAATACCTGAAATGGTCTGCATGGCGCGACCATACCGGTGCCACAAGCCATGCCGGTAGACGTGTTTCATCCGGCCCACATTCGAGTTGCCGTAGTGTGCTATGGGTATGTTGAGTTCATCGCCCAACCGGCAGGGCATGCTGTTCACCCACAGCATTTCGTCATTAATATTCTGATAGGCGAATTGATGTAACTGGTGCAGAAAATCCAGCGGCTGACGGCTGTCCTGAAATACCGGCGTGATGAATTCCACCAGGGCTTCTGAATAGTCGGTGGTAATGGATTGGTGGGTTAACGCAGAGCCGAGAGCGGTCGGGTGTATCGTTTGCGCAAGTTCTCCGGTTGGAGTAACGCGGAGGCTTTCTTTTTCCAGGCCGCGTTGCATTTGGTTCAGGCTGTTGTGCAATTGGGCTGCCTGAATGGATTCAAGCCGCTGCATCAAAGTGTTTTTCACGCATTATTCCTGTGCGGTTTTCGCCATTATGATGCATATACCATCGAATGCAAATGGCGAAAAGTGCCTGAGGAGTCGGCCGGTTCGGTGATAAACGCGTGTGGTTTTGGCGTTTATCACCAGGCCGGCATTTCAGTTGGGCAAGCGTTGTGGTTAGTTGCGCAGCTTCTTCGCACTGGCGAACAGGTCGGCAAAGGTTCCGGTTTTTCCATCCGGTAACGCTTTTTCTTTGCTCTTGGTTTTGGCCGCCACCACGCCACCTTTTTTACCTTTGTGCCCGGCCTTTCTGGACTTGGGAGGTCTCTGGCCATCGATTTTCTCACCGGCTGCTTCATCCAGGCGCATGCTGAGCGCGATGCGTTTGCGGGGCAGATCGATCTCGACCACTTTAACGGAAACGATATCACCGGCTTTGACCACTTCCCGCGGGTCGGCAATAAAGTTTTTCGACAGCACCGAAATGTGTACCAGTCCGTCCTGATGGACGCCGATATCGACGAAGGCACCAAAGTTGGTGACGTTGGTTACCACCCCTTCCAGGATCATGCCGGGGTTGAGGTCATTCATGGTTTCGACGCCGTCTTTGAATTCGGCGGTTTTGAATTCAGGGCGCGGGTCGCGTCCGGGCTTTTCCAGCTCACTGATGATGTCGGTCACGGTGGGCAAACCGAAATGATCATCCACAAATTCATTGGCGGACAGGCCTTTCAGAAACCCGCTATCGCCGATCACCTGAGTGATGTTGCGACTGTGCTTAGTGGCAATCTTCTCCACCAGTGGATAGGCTTCAGGGTGAACAGCGGATCGATCCAGCGGGTTTTTGCCATTCATTATGCGCAGGAAGCCCGCGGCTTGTTCGAACGTTTTGTCACCCAGGCGGGGCACTTGCTTCAGGTCATCCCGGCTGCCGAAGGCACCATTCTGATTGCGGAAGCTGACAATATTACCGGCAATGGTTTTGTTGAGGCCGGAAATGCGTGCCAGCAATGGCTCCGACGCGGTGTTCACATCCACGCCCACTGCGTTTACGCAGTCTTCCACTACTGCCCCCAGACTGAGCGCCATTTTGGCCTGACTGACGTCGTGTTGATACTGGCCGACGCCGATGGCTTTGGGTTCGATTTTTACCAGTTCAGCCAGCGGGTCTTGCAGGCGGCGTGCAATGGATACGGCACCGCGATAGGTCACGTCCAGTTTGGGGAACTCGCGGGCGGCAAATTCCGATGCCGAGTAAACGGAGGCACCCGCTTCACTTACCATGACTTTCTGTGCGTTCAGTTCGGGGTGCTTTTTCAGTACTTCGGCGGCCAGCTTGTCGGTTTCGCGGGAAGCCGTGCCGTTGCCGATGCTGATCAATTCCACATTGTGTTTTTTGACCAGTTCGGCAACGATCTGGATCGATTGGTCCCATTGGTTGCGCGGCGCATGAGGGAAGATCGTGCCGTGATCCAGCAGTTGACCGGTGGCATCAACCACCGCAACTTTGACTCCTGTACGCAGGCCGGGATCGAGCCCCATTGTAGCGCGGGGGCCCGCTGGGGCTGCCATCAACAGATCTTTCAGGTTGTGCGCGAATACGCGGATGGCCTCGGCCTCGGCGCGCTCCCGTAATTCACCCAGTAATTCGGTCTCCAGGTGGGGCAATAATTTGATACGCCAGGTCCAGCGTACGACTTCCTGCAGCCATTTGTCCGCCGCCCGGCCCTGGTCGCGTAATTCAAAATGGCGGGCAATCGTATCTTCGCAGGGGTGGCTGGCGTTGGTATCTTCCTGCACGATGGCGATACTGGCTTGCAAAATGCCTTCGTTGCGGCCCCGGAAAATCGCCAGGGCCCGGTGCGATGGTGCGCTCTTTAATGCTTCTTTGTGATCGAAGTAATCGCTGAATTTGGCCCCTTCATTTTCTTTGCCTTCCACGAGCTTGGCGCTCAACACGGCATTTTCAAACAAAAATTGACGCAGCCTGCCCAGCAGCTCGGCGTTTTCGCTGAATTGCTCCATGAGGATGTATTTGGCGCCATCCAATGCGGCTTTTGCGTCAGCGATGCCTTTTTCGGCATCCACAAACGACGCGGCGAGTTGCTCCGGGTCCAGCGCAGGATCTTGCAATAAGCCTTGAGCCAGTGGATCAAGCCCGGCTTCCCGAGCGATCTGGCCTTTCGTGCGACGCTTGGGTTTATAGGGCAGGTAAAGGTCTTCCAGGCGGGTTTTGGTGTCGGCTTCCTTGATCGACTTTTCCAGCTCAGGGGTGAGTTTTTCTTGCTCTGCGATACTTTTTAGGATGGTCTCGCGGCGTTCCTCCAACTCCCTCAAGTAACGTAATCGTTCTTCCAGATTCCGTAATTGGGTGTCGTCCAGCCCGTCTGTGACTTCTTTGCGATAGCGGGCGATGAATGGAACCGTTGCACCTTCGTCAAGCAAGGTAACAGCAGCTTGCACTTGAGAGGGTTTGACGCCAAGTTCTTTGGCAATAATGTCAGCGATATTGATCATTTTATAATCTTTCTCGTGGATACGGACTGGATAAGAGGCGGGATTATAAACCCAGTCTTCGGGACTGTTAACCTTCGGGGACGAATCAGGCCATTTTAAGCAGGGTCGTTCTCAGAAACGGGTTCTTCGGCGTTGAGGTGGCCGACCACCTGGCTGATAGCACGGTCCCACATGGAGACCTCTTCAAGCAGCAGCAAATCTTCGGATTCCGCCATTTGTATCAGGCTGTCTATGTTGGTTTCCAACACTTTGTTGCCGCGGCGCGATACGAAAATAAAGCGGTCTGACCCCGGATCGTGATAGGCCAGCTTACAGCGGCGGATTTTTCCATCCAGGGTATAGACTTCAACCCACTGCCCGGGTGGCAGGTTCAGCAGGGCGTGTCGTATTTCGGTGATCTCGTCGGATTCCGGATTCAGCAGTGCTTTACGTTGTGCGGATTTGATCTTGTGTCGCAGCGGGTTCGCCGATTGACCCGATAAACCGTTGCCGGGTTCGCTGGCGGTATTGTCTATGGTGCGGCTGTTGGATAGGGGGGTAGCGGCAGAGGACTGCATAAGCTGGCTATGAATGTCCCATAACGTCGCCAGAAACTGATCTATTTCGGCTTTGGGGTGGCTTACGCTTTCCAGTACGGTGCACGTTTGCTTCAACAATTCAGGCACCAGTTTAATCCAGCGCGGACGCTCGGCCGTTGCGTGTTGAGGTTGAATGCTCCAGATTAACTCGTCGAGTGTGCTTAGCGTGCTTTTCCACTGCTCCGAATCCCTTCCGTATCGCAGTAACGTGTTCTGCATGGCTTCGCGCCAGGGGCCATCAATAATTTCAATAACATCAGCGTGCAGAATTTTGCCTTGCAGTCGGTCAACTATCAGTTGATTAACCATACTGCGAATCATTTCCTGTCTGGACTGGTTCTGAGCAATTTGAACGATCTGGTTTTCAGCATCCCTTGCCCGGCGCTCTTCATCTTCCATGAACTTCGAAAAGCTTTTTTCCAGGGATGTAAACAGCTCCATATTGCCGACTTCGTATTCATTCAATACACGGCTGACGACATTGCGGATTTCTTCCATCAGCAGATCACGTTGCAGTACCGATTCCTTCTCCCAGCCGATCGCTGCCTGGGACAACTTTTTAAGCAAGCGCCGGGCTGGGTGATTGTTCTCGTTCAGAAAACCGCGGTCGGCCAATGCGATTTTTATAATCGGAATCTGTAACCGGCCCAGCAGCAGGGAAATTTCCGGCGGTATATTGTGGTCGTCCAATACGAATTCGAAAATCATGCTGACCAGGCTGATGACGTTGTCGTCAGCCTGGCTGAGTTTGCGCACACCCCGTTCCCGGACTTTAATGGCTAGCTGGTGTTCCAGTAGCAGGATCATGTCCTGATAGTCGTCACCGATGTGGGCGGTGTCTTCATCTTGAAGCGAGCTGGCCTGAGCTTCCTGTAATTTTGCCAGCACGGTCATCAGGTCCGGCATCTTCAGTTCAGGCCCGAGCTGGTTAGCTTTCACTTTAAATAAGCGATGGTTCAGGCTTTTGGAAAA
The window above is part of the Ketobacter sp. MCCC 1A13808 genome. Proteins encoded here:
- the nhaD gene encoding sodium:proton antiporter NhaD — protein: MTAVLLVLVTLGFISIVIEDIVHIDKAKTTLFFGSTVWMLYFMAPPHHASYEEVSHALNENLLDIATLWLFLMAAMTFVAYLSSKGIIDGLVNRLLPERLSERKLMMLTGLFAFIFSSMADNITSTLVCITVLVSLKLPTEKLLRYIVLVIFSVNAGGAALITGDVTTLMIFLAGKVAILDLALLVLPALIAVLLLAWMLSRPLTDDLVLQKQEFNITRGDKVIAYMFFFTILGTIVANIAFSIPPVLSFLFGLSLMFMVVQFMNKDEPILDYVRRIEFDTLLFFLGVLLLVGMLKELGVLAYFPKLYNYLPTLAANYVVGLVSALFDNVPLTAALLKSGIDMSLSEWLTLTYSVGVGGSLLVIGSAAGVVAMSKVEALTFGSYLKFSGYLLVAYTVGFVGVVTLGQILSQ
- a CDS encoding WD40 repeat domain-containing protein → MRLFVTLALSLLLSACTSPEREWQTTSNGAYTSSLSPDGQYALIGSMEHGGSLWRLQDGERLYNWNHVGGEYSTLVASAFSTDSKFALTAEKKRFVLWEVASGKARGFWPANGGILAMALSDKGQYAIIGQENYTALYIDTTTGSVISTLTHSGDINTVAISADGKTGVTGSEDGIMKVWDLSQAKVTFAYQLGDDVSAVAISNDGSLVFASLYYGKGKIWLTQSGKEVSEIGHHRTTITRAAFSTDNTTLLTGFTARRLMLWDVDSGNDLQSWRADAPLFWRPSGLVVTDVAYGHQSGTFLNVFSNGLVNQWKAQ
- the rsd gene encoding sigma D regulator produces the protein MLTEVPTTQSTPAENKIEEWGTVDKVISRWLQERQELILLYCKVDGLKQFATKDTPISIRVQALCDVLIDYVSAGHFEVYQHLMREAEQFQEDYQKTIDRILPLIQRSTEIALDFNDRYSTANDCESNLSQLAKDLNHLGINIVERFDLEDQLIESLHTSHSELVA
- a CDS encoding disulfide bond formation protein B, which encodes MTLPSNRPVNAIGVVGAIVSMSFAYFYLQSHLGLEACPLCLIDRGLVIAIGVSFLLAWVHNPKQWGQRIYSGVALLFSVFGIAVCWRHLWLQNLPKDQVPECSPGLDYMLETFPIGETLRIIFNSAGECADIQWSLMGLSIPAQTLLVFIGFSLLSLLQMLRKQP
- the rmf gene encoding ribosome modulation factor, with the translated sequence MSISEIDQQNWNIDTLNKAYRQGYMFGLSGEPQRSCPYQSEVIAAAWEAGWSDGCSQANSIGLKYPATA
- the gshA gene encoding glutamate--cysteine ligase; this encodes MKNTLMQRLESIQAAQLHNSLNQMQRGLEKESLRVTPTGELAQTIHPTALGSALTHQSITTDYSEALVEFITPVFQDSRQPLDFLHQLHQFAYQNINDEMLWVNSMPCRLGDELNIPIAHYGNSNVGRMKHVYRHGLWHRYGRAMQTISGIHYNLSFPDTFWKHYHQLQNSPLPLQDFISEQYFALIRNFLRNVGLVVYLYGASPAVCNSFLRGRDHQLKTFRQHTSYMPYGTSLRMSDLGYHNDAQSGLTISYDSLEQYVSTLQHAIRTPYAPYEKIGILKNGEYQQLTTNILQIENEFYSSIRPKRVTQSGERPTCALSSRGVEYIELRCVDLDPFNPLGINQSQIMFLDVFAAYCLLNDSPSLDAEEQQCNIENLQSIVSQGRDPDLQLSSNCTRAPFRQWAQEHLDNMLQVAQLFDQAHQHNQHSQIVKEQMQKLQDPSRTPSARVMRAIINQDRSFYDFAMECASNTARHFNEQPLCATRAASLKEEAQRSLLAQRQLEANDSVSFEQYLNQFFSQEACD
- a CDS encoding Tex family protein, with the protein product MINIADIIAKELGVKPSQVQAAVTLLDEGATVPFIARYRKEVTDGLDDTQLRNLEERLRYLRELEERRETILKSIAEQEKLTPELEKSIKEADTKTRLEDLYLPYKPKRRTKGQIAREAGLDPLAQGLLQDPALDPEQLAASFVDAEKGIADAKAALDGAKYILMEQFSENAELLGRLRQFLFENAVLSAKLVEGKENEGAKFSDYFDHKEALKSAPSHRALAIFRGRNEGILQASIAIVQEDTNASHPCEDTIARHFELRDQGRAADKWLQEVVRWTWRIKLLPHLETELLGELRERAEAEAIRVFAHNLKDLLMAAPAGPRATMGLDPGLRTGVKVAVVDATGQLLDHGTIFPHAPRNQWDQSIQIVAELVKKHNVELISIGNGTASRETDKLAAEVLKKHPELNAQKVMVSEAGASVYSASEFAAREFPKLDVTYRGAVSIARRLQDPLAELVKIEPKAIGVGQYQHDVSQAKMALSLGAVVEDCVNAVGVDVNTASEPLLARISGLNKTIAGNIVSFRNQNGAFGSRDDLKQVPRLGDKTFEQAAGFLRIMNGKNPLDRSAVHPEAYPLVEKIATKHSRNITQVIGDSGFLKGLSANEFVDDHFGLPTVTDIISELEKPGRDPRPEFKTAEFKDGVETMNDLNPGMILEGVVTNVTNFGAFVDIGVHQDGLVHISVLSKNFIADPREVVKAGDIVSVKVVEIDLPRKRIALSMRLDEAAGEKIDGQRPPKSRKAGHKGKKGGVVAAKTKSKEKALPDGKTGTFADLFASAKKLRN
- a CDS encoding DUF1631 family protein, with protein sequence MPSSDQSSFIKGYSVRNERANRDKDALLISMQSRILSSLSDLLTRLFNKMDDAFFDMAQHATNNNEQSQYFDAMRELRLHARDVDNHLRKELAYQFALLHKRQKDSQLNKRVDLDLTLVDKERVEVDVALANIRNKIKTQYPDLLLHISQRLNRYLEVDWLDESNIPLGTQTLVNAFSNAIDKFDMPLKIRLMVFKYFERFLVDHLRTILVDTNKMLADVGADPQVKPPRARPHHRSHANASSSASGQDSLIKSSDDRINKQGNLTEASSGTHTFEQVSALLSQRFSKSLNHRLFKVKANQLGPELKMPDLMTVLAKLQEAQASSLQDEDTAHIGDDYQDMILLLEHQLAIKVRERGVRKLSQADDNVISLVSMIFEFVLDDHNIPPEISLLLGRLQIPIIKIALADRGFLNENNHPARRLLKKLSQAAIGWEKESVLQRDLLMEEIRNVVSRVLNEYEVGNMELFTSLEKSFSKFMEDEERRARDAENQIVQIAQNQSRQEMIRSMVNQLIVDRLQGKILHADVIEIIDGPWREAMQNTLLRYGRDSEQWKSTLSTLDELIWSIQPQHATAERPRWIKLVPELLKQTCTVLESVSHPKAEIDQFLATLWDIHSQLMQSSAATPLSNSRTIDNTASEPGNGLSGQSANPLRHKIKSAQRKALLNPESDEITEIRHALLNLPPGQWVEVYTLDGKIRRCKLAYHDPGSDRFIFVSRRGNKVLETNIDSLIQMAESEDLLLLEEVSMWDRAISQVVGHLNAEEPVSENDPA